In Alteromonas sp. V450, the following proteins share a genomic window:
- the lysA gene encoding diaminopimelate decarboxylase, producing MDYFAYSQGQLHAEQVAVSDIAAQYGTPVYIYSRATLERHWHAFNDAIGEHPHLVCYAVKANSNIGVLSVLAKLGSGFDIVSAGELARVIEAGGDASKVVFSGVGKKHDEIRYALEKGIMCFNVESEPELHRINQVAGEMGVKAPISLRINPDVDAKTHPYISTGLKANKFGIARERALATYELAASLPNLNVVGMDCHIGSQLTDIGPFVDALERLLLLIDELAERGIIIEHLDVGGGLGVTYNDEQPPHPKAYAQAMAEKMVGRENLKLILEPGRAIAANAGILVTEVEFIKEGEEKSFAIVDAAMNDLLRPALYSAWQKIIPVKEESTATPHSYDVVGPVCETGDFIGKDRELAIEPTDLLAVRSAGAYGFVMASNYNSRCRPAEIMVDGDKAIVVREREKQKDLWKGEYKLP from the coding sequence GTGGATTATTTCGCCTACAGCCAAGGTCAACTGCATGCTGAACAAGTCGCAGTGTCTGATATTGCGGCCCAGTACGGAACACCCGTATATATTTATTCTCGCGCTACACTAGAGCGTCATTGGCACGCTTTTAATGATGCCATTGGCGAACATCCCCACCTTGTTTGTTACGCAGTAAAAGCGAACTCAAACATCGGGGTTTTAAGTGTTTTGGCTAAATTAGGCTCAGGCTTTGATATCGTTTCTGCGGGTGAACTTGCTCGTGTAATCGAGGCCGGTGGCGACGCTAGCAAAGTGGTCTTTTCAGGCGTTGGTAAAAAGCACGATGAAATCCGTTATGCGCTAGAAAAGGGCATCATGTGTTTCAACGTTGAATCAGAGCCTGAACTTCACCGCATTAACCAAGTTGCTGGCGAGATGGGAGTAAAAGCGCCTATTTCACTGCGCATTAACCCTGACGTGGATGCCAAAACGCACCCTTACATTTCAACAGGCTTGAAAGCAAACAAATTCGGGATCGCTCGAGAGCGTGCTCTTGCCACCTATGAGCTGGCAGCGTCGCTTCCTAACCTCAACGTTGTTGGTATGGATTGTCATATCGGATCTCAACTTACAGATATTGGGCCGTTTGTCGACGCCCTTGAGCGTTTACTTTTGCTTATAGACGAGCTTGCCGAACGCGGTATCATTATTGAACATCTAGATGTTGGTGGTGGCCTTGGCGTAACCTACAACGATGAGCAACCTCCGCATCCAAAAGCGTACGCACAAGCTATGGCCGAAAAAATGGTAGGCCGTGAAAATCTAAAACTTATTTTGGAACCTGGTCGAGCCATTGCAGCAAACGCAGGAATTCTAGTTACCGAGGTTGAGTTCATCAAAGAAGGTGAAGAAAAAAGCTTCGCTATTGTTGATGCGGCGATGAATGACTTGCTGCGCCCTGCGCTTTATTCAGCATGGCAAAAAATCATCCCAGTAAAAGAAGAAAGTACAGCGACACCGCACTCCTATGACGTTGTAGGCCCCGTCTGCGAAACCGGTGATTTCATAGGAAAAGATCGCGAATTAGCCATTGAGCCCACCGACTTACTTGCCGTTCGCAGCGCTGGTGCATATGGGTTTGTTATGGCGTCAAACTACAATAGCCGCTGTCGCCCAGCCGAGATTATGGTAGATGGAGACAAAGCAATTGTGGTTCGCGAAAGAGAAAAACAAAAAGATCTCTGGAAAGGTGAGTATAAACTTCCGTAA
- a CDS encoding lipoprotein, with translation MRKKSVVFLLTLTALSGCGYKGALYIPEAPMQNSSTVPASSENTETDASSSANKTSPVTTSGELN, from the coding sequence GTGCGTAAAAAGTCAGTTGTTTTCTTGCTAACACTCACAGCATTAAGTGGTTGTGGGTACAAAGGGGCGCTCTACATTCCTGAAGCGCCTATGCAAAACTCATCTACTGTACCAGCGTCTTCTGAAAATACAGAAACCGATGCTTCGTCAAGCGCCAACAAGACATCCCCTGTTACTACTTCTGGAGAGCTGAACTAG
- a CDS encoding MJ1255/VC2487 family glycosyltransferase: protein MKLLYGVQGTGNGHIARARIMAAALSERDDIEVDFVFSGRAPDKYFDMDVFGKYRTFTGLSFITKNGRIDKLATVKQANVRQLLKDVRALDVSGYDMLVNDFEPVTAWAAKRQGVPSISISHQAAFSYNVPKSGHTIFDTLLMKIFAPTQVQLGVHWYHFNQPIIPPFVADKPALSPKKGHVLVYLPFEDIGDIQQMLEPLSDQEFQCFHPEVSEARVEEHVHWNPTSKKHFQKALQHCSGVIANGGFELSSEALQLGKKLLIKPLHGQFEQLSNVLTLNKLDLCQTLFQLDTDIVEEWLEAPDNEAIVFPDNPDVLIDWLKKGDFSDTQSLCETLWKNVEYGNKTQERLLTLAI, encoded by the coding sequence ATGAAACTATTGTATGGCGTCCAAGGCACCGGTAATGGGCACATTGCGCGAGCACGAATTATGGCGGCAGCCCTTAGCGAGCGCGACGATATCGAAGTTGACTTTGTATTCAGTGGTCGAGCACCAGATAAATACTTCGACATGGATGTTTTCGGTAAATACCGCACATTTACTGGCCTAAGCTTCATTACTAAAAACGGACGAATTGACAAGCTTGCCACCGTAAAACAAGCCAATGTCCGGCAGCTGCTAAAAGATGTCAGAGCATTAGATGTCAGCGGGTATGACATGCTAGTTAACGATTTTGAACCTGTTACCGCATGGGCAGCAAAGCGTCAAGGCGTGCCTTCCATATCGATCAGTCACCAGGCAGCGTTTTCTTACAATGTACCTAAAAGCGGCCACACTATATTCGATACGCTATTGATGAAGATATTTGCACCTACACAAGTACAACTTGGTGTGCACTGGTATCATTTCAATCAACCTATTATTCCTCCCTTCGTAGCAGACAAACCAGCGCTTAGCCCGAAGAAAGGCCATGTGCTTGTATACCTCCCCTTCGAAGATATAGGTGATATTCAACAAATGCTGGAGCCGTTGAGCGATCAGGAATTTCAGTGCTTTCATCCAGAAGTCAGTGAAGCAAGGGTTGAAGAACATGTGCATTGGAACCCAACGTCAAAGAAACACTTTCAAAAGGCACTCCAGCATTGTAGTGGCGTGATTGCCAACGGCGGGTTTGAATTGTCTAGTGAAGCCTTACAGCTAGGTAAAAAGCTATTAATCAAACCGCTTCACGGACAATTTGAGCAACTCTCAAATGTATTAACCCTTAATAAACTCGACCTCTGTCAAACATTGTTCCAACTCGACACCGATATCGTGGAAGAGTGGCTTGAAGCGCCCGACAATGAAGCTATTGTATTCCCAGATAACCCTGATGTACTCATAGACTGGTTGAAAAAAGGTGATTTTTCAGACACACAAAGCCTTTGCGAGACACTTTGGAAAAACGTGGAATACGGCAATAAAACTCAAGAACGACTTTTGACTCTTGCAATTTAA
- a CDS encoding phosphatase PAP2 family protein produces MKSLTKYDTDLFYRLYKLTQKRDCRSIIWLSKTGDGYLYFFIGMLLWAFEPEHGELFLYTALMAYALELPIYVLLKKLFKRPRPCDFLMNLTAHVTPSDKFSLPSGHTAAAWLMACIIAHFYPPFAVVAYIWAALIGLSRVLLGVHYPSDVVAGTLLGMTIASLSISILG; encoded by the coding sequence ATGAAATCCTTGACCAAATACGATACAGATCTTTTCTATCGACTATACAAGCTGACGCAAAAAAGAGACTGTCGCAGTATTATTTGGCTGTCTAAAACCGGCGATGGCTACCTGTATTTCTTTATCGGCATGCTGCTTTGGGCGTTTGAGCCAGAGCATGGTGAACTATTTCTGTATACCGCACTGATGGCATATGCGTTAGAACTCCCCATTTACGTTTTGCTCAAAAAACTATTTAAGCGCCCCCGTCCATGTGATTTCTTGATGAACTTAACCGCGCACGTCACACCATCTGATAAATTTTCCCTACCCTCTGGACACACAGCGGCGGCGTGGCTAATGGCTTGTATTATCGCGCACTTTTATCCACCGTTTGCCGTGGTTGCTTATATTTGGGCAGCTCTGATTGGTCTATCGCGAGTATTGCTAGGTGTTCATTACCCTTCAGACGTGGTGGCAGGCACACTTCTAGGCATGACTATTGCGTCATTAAGCATTTCAATTTTGGGGTAG
- the rraA gene encoding ribonuclease E activity regulator RraA — MEYNTSELCDLFADSVDVVDPIFASFGGRYSFGGEITTIKCFEDRGLIDRVLAQPGAGKVLLIDGGGSSRRALFDASSAQVAIDNDWEGVVIYGSVREVDSLAELDIGVLAVAAIPVNAECESIGEVDVPVNFGGVTFLPEDHLYADSTGVILSPEPLDLD; from the coding sequence ATGGAATACAACACATCTGAATTATGCGATTTGTTTGCTGATAGCGTAGACGTAGTAGATCCAATTTTCGCAAGCTTTGGTGGCCGTTATTCTTTCGGTGGTGAAATCACCACAATCAAGTGCTTTGAAGACAGAGGGCTTATCGACCGTGTTCTTGCACAGCCTGGCGCAGGTAAGGTGCTGTTAATTGACGGTGGCGGTTCAAGTCGTCGTGCCTTATTCGATGCATCGTCTGCGCAAGTCGCCATTGATAACGATTGGGAAGGCGTTGTGATTTACGGCAGTGTGCGTGAAGTTGATAGTCTTGCTGAGTTAGATATTGGCGTTTTGGCTGTTGCGGCAATTCCTGTTAATGCTGAGTGCGAAAGTATTGGCGAGGTAGATGTACCCGTTAACTTTGGTGGCGTGACGTTTTTACCTGAAGACCACCTTTATGCGGATAGCACGGGCGTTATTCTATCTCCTGAACCGCTGGACTTAGATTAA
- a CDS encoding S1/P1 nuclease — protein sequence MFAFANRTCAIALSTLFTLCITSPAFGWGQTGHRVTGAIAEQYLSPLSQAALMDLLPHGSLAEASTHADEMRSNPSEFWQKTASPWHYVSVPKGKTYEEVGAPKQGDAVTALKQFTETLKSDSASIDEKRLALQFIVHIIGDLHQPLHAGNGTDRGGNDVKVRFFWQDSNLHRVWDSQMLEQRDLSYSEWTEWLTKTITAKDIRSWATTDPIVWIEESTAIRDTIYPQDANNMSYDYLYNHLPTAKKRLQMAGIRIAMYLNQVFDEANQ from the coding sequence ATGTTCGCGTTTGCAAACAGGACTTGCGCTATTGCGCTGAGCACACTATTTACGTTGTGTATTACATCACCCGCCTTCGGCTGGGGACAAACAGGCCATAGAGTAACAGGCGCTATCGCCGAGCAGTATCTTAGCCCCCTTTCACAAGCAGCACTGATGGATTTGCTGCCACATGGCTCGTTGGCAGAAGCCTCGACTCATGCTGATGAAATGCGTTCTAACCCCAGTGAATTTTGGCAAAAAACAGCGAGCCCTTGGCACTATGTGTCTGTACCGAAGGGCAAGACTTACGAAGAGGTTGGTGCACCCAAGCAAGGTGATGCAGTTACCGCATTAAAGCAATTCACTGAAACCTTAAAAAGCGATTCAGCCAGCATTGATGAGAAGCGCCTAGCCCTTCAATTCATTGTGCATATTATTGGCGACTTGCATCAGCCACTTCACGCCGGTAATGGTACTGATCGTGGTGGTAACGATGTTAAAGTACGATTCTTCTGGCAAGACTCTAACCTACATCGCGTATGGGATTCGCAAATGTTAGAGCAGCGCGACTTATCGTATTCTGAATGGACCGAATGGCTTACAAAAACCATCACAGCTAAAGATATTCGCAGCTGGGCCACCACCGACCCTATTGTGTGGATTGAAGAAAGCACCGCTATTCGCGATACCATTTATCCGCAAGACGCGAATAACATGAGTTATGACTACTTATACAACCACCTGCCTACTGCTAAAAAGCGTTTACAGATGGCAGGAATTCGCATCGCGATGTATTTAAACCAAGTGTTTGACGAAGCGAACCAGTAG
- a CDS encoding flavin prenyltransferase UbiX, whose translation MKHDKQVTLAITGASGAPYALTLLKSLVNADYQVYVLISSAAKVVFATEENVKIPGRPEDAAAFFTEHCSAKPDQIKVFGKEEWFSPVASGSAAPAKMVVCPCSTGTLSAISIGASDNLIERAADVVLKERGQLILVPREMPLSSIHLENMLKLSQMGATIMPAAPGFYHNPKTIDDLVDFVVARILDHLGIEQSLVARWGYQSSKHSED comes from the coding sequence ATGAAACATGACAAGCAAGTCACACTTGCTATCACAGGTGCATCGGGCGCACCTTACGCGCTAACACTCTTGAAGTCTTTGGTGAATGCAGATTACCAAGTGTACGTACTTATTTCATCAGCTGCAAAGGTCGTATTTGCAACAGAAGAAAACGTAAAAATACCGGGGCGCCCCGAAGACGCCGCCGCGTTTTTTACCGAACACTGCAGCGCTAAACCGGATCAAATAAAGGTATTTGGAAAAGAAGAGTGGTTTTCACCGGTAGCGTCTGGTTCAGCCGCTCCCGCGAAAATGGTGGTTTGCCCGTGCTCTACAGGTACGCTTTCAGCCATTAGTATAGGCGCAAGCGATAACCTTATCGAAAGGGCAGCTGACGTTGTACTAAAAGAGCGAGGCCAACTTATTTTAGTACCTCGTGAAATGCCGCTTTCTTCTATTCATTTAGAAAATATGCTCAAGCTTTCCCAAATGGGTGCTACTATTATGCCTGCTGCGCCAGGTTTTTATCACAACCCAAAAACTATCGATGACTTAGTTGATTTTGTGGTGGCGCGCATACTAGACCACCTAGGTATTGAGCAGTCTCTTGTCGCAAGATGGGGCTATCAGTCTTCCAAACATTCTGAGGATTAA
- the mpl gene encoding UDP-N-acetylmuramate:L-alanyl-gamma-D-glutamyl-meso-diaminopimelate ligase — protein sequence MHVHILGICGSFMGGIAAIAKSLGHKVTGSDKNVYPPMSTQLEALGIELTEGYCESQFDPAPDMVVIGNAMSRGNPAVEYVLNRNLPYTSGPQWLLDNLLKDRWVIGLSGTHGKTTTSSMVAWILEHVGLNPGYLIGGVPENFGVSARVGESPFFVIEADEYDSAFFDKRSKFIHYRPKTLVINNLEFDHADIFADLEAIQTQFHHLVRMVPENGLILTPNSTPAIEVMLKKGCWSSRQSLGKEWHAELLKKDGSEFNVLHNGVIAGTVTWALVGQHNVDNALMAIAASHHAGVTLPDAIEALSFFKNVKRRMEVKGEVNNITVYDDFAHHPTAIATTIDGLRKKVGNARILAVLEPRSNTMKMGVHKDTLANSWQKADEVYLYEPEGMDWSLVDSVTQSQTPTHCFQNVEEIVQGVCNVAQPGDHILIMSNGSFEGIHGRILDALNMKHKR from the coding sequence ATGCATGTACACATTTTAGGCATTTGTGGAAGTTTTATGGGCGGCATCGCCGCTATTGCTAAATCACTTGGCCACAAAGTAACAGGCTCAGATAAAAACGTTTATCCGCCCATGAGCACCCAGCTTGAAGCATTAGGTATCGAGTTGACCGAAGGTTATTGCGAAAGCCAGTTTGATCCAGCGCCAGATATGGTGGTAATTGGTAACGCGATGTCGCGTGGCAACCCTGCGGTAGAGTACGTGCTAAACCGCAATTTACCGTATACAAGCGGCCCGCAATGGCTTCTTGATAACTTACTAAAAGATCGTTGGGTTATTGGACTTTCAGGCACCCACGGTAAAACCACCACCAGCAGTATGGTGGCGTGGATTTTAGAACACGTTGGTTTAAACCCTGGTTATTTAATTGGTGGCGTACCAGAAAATTTTGGCGTTTCGGCGCGCGTAGGTGAAAGCCCCTTTTTTGTTATTGAAGCTGACGAATACGACAGCGCATTTTTTGATAAGCGCTCTAAGTTCATTCATTACCGCCCAAAAACATTGGTTATTAACAACCTGGAGTTCGATCATGCAGATATTTTTGCTGACCTCGAAGCTATACAAACCCAGTTTCACCACTTGGTTCGCATGGTACCGGAAAACGGGCTTATTCTTACGCCAAACAGCACCCCTGCCATTGAAGTTATGCTCAAAAAAGGTTGCTGGTCTTCGCGTCAATCGTTGGGCAAAGAGTGGCATGCAGAACTGTTAAAGAAAGACGGTAGTGAATTCAATGTATTGCATAACGGTGTTATAGCTGGAACGGTAACCTGGGCTCTGGTTGGTCAACACAATGTGGACAATGCTTTGATGGCCATAGCTGCCTCCCACCATGCAGGTGTTACCTTACCTGATGCCATAGAAGCCTTATCATTTTTTAAGAATGTTAAGCGTCGCATGGAAGTAAAGGGTGAAGTAAACAATATCACCGTTTATGACGACTTTGCACACCACCCAACTGCAATTGCGACTACAATTGATGGGCTGCGCAAAAAAGTAGGTAATGCCCGTATTTTGGCTGTGCTAGAGCCGCGCTCAAATACGATGAAAATGGGTGTACACAAAGATACGCTTGCAAACTCATGGCAGAAAGCCGATGAAGTTTATCTTTATGAACCTGAAGGCATGGACTGGTCGTTAGTCGATTCGGTAACGCAAAGTCAAACACCAACACACTGCTTCCAAAACGTTGAGGAGATCGTTCAAGGCGTTTGCAACGTAGCACAACCGGGCGATCATATTCTAATTATGAGTAACGGCAGCTTTGAAGGCATTCATGGCCGTATACTCGATGCACTGAATATGAAGCATAAACGGTAA
- a CDS encoding class 1 fructose-bisphosphatase — MKRLNSQLQQDGAPLELILLIRTLLAGCKEISFRVSQGALAGVLGSTLSENVQGETQKKLDVISNHILKDTLRESGYVKAISSEEEDDVVPCNPDGNYLVSFDPLDGSSNTEINSLIGTIFSITHAPQWMKPDDPSAFLQPGTQMVAAGYVLYGPSTMLALTTGRGTHIYTLDKTHGGFLLTHPNIQVPEQTSEFSINASNQRHWEPAMQAYVADLLAGKEGPRGKDFNMRWVAAMVGDIHRLLCRGGIFMYPFDNRDPSKPGKLRLLYEANPMAFLMEQAGGKAETGTGRILEVMPTEIHQRVPCIIGSKDEVDACLSYNDSAK; from the coding sequence ATGAAACGTTTAAATTCCCAACTGCAACAAGACGGTGCTCCGCTTGAGTTAATACTACTCATTCGTACACTGCTAGCTGGCTGTAAAGAAATCTCTTTCCGCGTGAGTCAAGGCGCACTTGCTGGCGTGCTCGGTTCAACCCTTTCAGAAAACGTACAGGGCGAAACACAGAAAAAGCTCGACGTTATCTCTAACCACATTTTAAAAGACACGCTAAGGGAATCTGGCTATGTCAAAGCCATTTCGTCTGAAGAAGAAGATGACGTTGTGCCGTGCAATCCAGACGGTAATTACTTAGTAAGCTTCGACCCGCTTGATGGGTCTTCAAACACTGAAATCAATAGCCTGATCGGCACAATTTTCTCAATTACCCATGCACCGCAGTGGATGAAACCAGACGATCCCTCTGCTTTCTTGCAGCCTGGTACACAGATGGTTGCAGCAGGTTATGTACTTTATGGTCCATCTACGATGCTTGCGCTAACCACAGGTCGCGGTACGCACATTTATACCCTTGATAAAACCCACGGTGGATTCCTGCTTACGCACCCGAATATTCAAGTGCCTGAGCAAACCTCTGAATTCTCGATAAATGCATCGAACCAGCGTCATTGGGAACCTGCTATGCAGGCATATGTTGCCGATCTTTTAGCGGGTAAAGAAGGTCCTCGTGGCAAAGATTTTAATATGCGTTGGGTTGCCGCAATGGTGGGTGATATTCATCGTTTGCTTTGTCGCGGTGGCATCTTTATGTATCCATTCGATAACAGGGACCCGTCTAAGCCGGGTAAATTACGCTTACTTTACGAAGCCAACCCGATGGCGTTCTTAATGGAGCAAGCAGGTGGAAAAGCGGAAACTGGCACGGGCCGAATTCTCGAAGTGATGCCTACAGAAATTCATCAGCGCGTACCATGCATCATTGGTTCTAAAGACGAAGTTGATGCGTGTTTGAGCTACAACGACAGCGCGAAATAG
- the ppa gene encoding inorganic diphosphatase — protein MSLSAISAGKNVPDEVNVIIEIPAHADPVKYEVDKDTGALFVDRFMATCMHYPTNYGYVNNTLSEDGDPVDVLVMTPFPLLAGSVIKCRPVGVLNMTDESGKDAKVLAVPVDKLSTIYRDVKEIADVPPLLLKQIEHFFEHYKDLEEGKWVKIDGWADAAAAKEEITASIARFEAE, from the coding sequence ATGAGCTTAAGTGCTATTTCTGCTGGTAAAAACGTACCAGACGAAGTAAATGTGATCATCGAAATTCCAGCACACGCTGACCCGGTGAAGTACGAAGTAGACAAAGACACAGGTGCACTATTTGTTGACCGTTTCATGGCAACTTGCATGCACTACCCAACTAACTACGGTTACGTGAACAACACCTTGTCTGAAGACGGTGACCCAGTTGACGTTCTAGTAATGACTCCGTTCCCACTACTTGCGGGTTCTGTTATTAAGTGTCGTCCAGTTGGTGTACTAAACATGACTGACGAGTCTGGTAAAGACGCAAAAGTACTCGCGGTACCAGTAGACAAGCTTTCTACTATTTATCGTGACGTTAAAGAGATTGCTGACGTACCTCCTCTTCTTCTTAAGCAAATTGAGCACTTCTTCGAGCACTATAAAGATCTTGAAGAAGGTAAGTGGGTTAAGATTGACGGTTGGGCAGACGCTGCAGCTGCAAAAGAAGAAATTACCGCAAGCATCGCGCGTTTCGAAGCAGAATAA